In Solanum lycopersicum chromosome 5, SLM_r2.1, the following are encoded in one genomic region:
- the LOC104647430 gene encoding uncharacterized protein: protein MVRTRATTAPTPTSARQDASEPAAGAVARRGAVARGRGRGRGRTSSRGRGQAPGPASTRAVTPPPTEEVLREGEEGENEQVKNEELPPQPTPEMINQVLAYLSGLSDQGQTPPVFSAPAPQVSGVQHAAVVAPRMDASLEIGMFPRLTTGPIMTSDQHELFTKFLKLKPPVFKGAESEDAYDFLVDCHELLHKMGIVERFGVEFVTYQFQGNAKMWWRSYVECQPAQAPAMTWASFSSLFMEKYIPGLSGIGREMSY from the coding sequence atggttagaactagagcaacaactgcaccaacaccaacatcggcaagacaagatgcgtctgagccagccgctggggctgtagctcgaagaggagcagtggcaagaggccgtggtagaggtcgcgggaggacgtcttctagaggaagaggacaagcacctggcccagctagtactagggcggtgactcctccaccgactgaggaagtattaagagagggtgaggaaggggagaatgaacaagtgaagaatgaggaattaccaccccaaccaaccccagagatgattaatcaggttcttgcttatcttagcgggttatctgatcagggccagacacctccagtgttttctgcaccagcacctcaggtttcgggagtacaacatgcagctgttgtggctccccgcatggatgcctcattggaaataggcatgtttcctcgattgactacagggcctataatgacgagtgatcagcacgaacttttcactaagttcttgaaattgaaacctccagttttcaagggtgctgaatctgaggatgcctatgattttctggttgattgtcatgagctgctacataagatgggcatagtggaacgattcggtgttgagttcgtaacctatcagtttcagggaaatgccaaaatgtggtggcgatcgtatgttgagtgtcaaccagcacaggcaccagccatgacttgggcatcattctctagcttatttatggagaagtatatacccggACTTTCAGGGATTGGAAGAGAGATGAGTTactaa